A genome region from Haliotis asinina isolate JCU_RB_2024 chromosome 11, JCU_Hal_asi_v2, whole genome shotgun sequence includes the following:
- the LOC137256012 gene encoding sepiapterin reductase-like, translating into MADVAGKGLFSVKTVCIVTGGSRGIGRSITVNFASKFPPGSLLIALSRDVEQLTVTKTLSTKANPAVLSVTHAFDQGTLDQQKYEKLFQDTLQGRRASDFQQAMIVHNAGSVGSEFCRNLTDVSQVSQYLNVNLAGLIALNAQFMQVFKDVPSKVAVNISSGAVNRPVASWGLYCSGKVFREMFMRTLALEQPNIRVLSYDPGPVDTKMFHTEGIQETKAEEHVQALRAMAKKLLAPDTTVDRLIAILEKNVFESGCHISYFDD; encoded by the exons ATGGCTGACGTAGCTGGAAAAGGGCTGTTTTCTGTCAAAACTGTATGCATTGTTACCGGTGGCAGCAGAGGCATCGGAAGAAGTATCACTGTCAACTTTGCATCTAAATTTCCGCCAGGATCCCTACTCATTGCATTGTCGAGGGATGTGGAACAGCTGACAGTCACCAAGACTTTGTCAACGAAAGCAAATCCCGCTGTTCTGAGTGTGACCCATGCTTTTGATCAGGGGACGCTTGATCAACAAAAGTACGAAAAATTATTCCAAGACACCCTCCAG GGAAGACGAGCAAGCGACTTCCAGCAGGCAATGATTGTACACAATGCTGGATCTGTTGGGAGTGAGTTCTGTCGGAATCTAACTGACGTAAGCCAGGTATCACAGTATCTCAATGTGAACCTGGCCGGACTTATTGCACTGAATGCTCAGTTTATGCAGGTGTTTAAAGATGTACCTTCTAAAGTGGCTGTCAACATATCATCAGGCGCTGTAAATAGACCTGTAGCCAGCTGGGGACTTTATTGTTCAG GCAAGGTTTTCCGTGAGATGTTCATGAGGACGCTTGCACTGGAGCAGCCTAATATCCGTGTGTTGAGCTATGATCCTGGCCCTGTcgacaccaaaatgttccatacaGAGGGGATCCAGGAAACAAAAGCAGAAGAACACGTCCAAGCTTTAAGAG CCATGGCGAAAAAGCTCCTTGCCCCAGACACTACAGTGGACAGACTCATCGCCATACTggagaaaaatgtttttgaaagtggATGTCATATTAGTTACTTTGATGATTAG